The Megalobrama amblycephala isolate DHTTF-2021 linkage group LG20, ASM1881202v1, whole genome shotgun sequence genome includes a window with the following:
- the LOC125255535 gene encoding carbohydrate sulfotransferase 15-like, translated as MSVRLHVGLYVVFILDWLSVFSRDQLLVLRLEDHAANLTHSMNRVFHFLQLGPVSEQTERLISRRPVANTRDPSDRKLGPMKPVTRELLRQFYAPFNQKLSAVLQDESFMW; from the exons ATGAGT gtgcgGCTGCACGTGGGCCTGTATGTGGTGTTTATTCTGGACTGGTTGTCAGTGTTCAGCCGTGATCAGCTCTTAGTTTTGCGTCTGGAGGATCACGCTGCAAACCTGACGCACAGCATGAACAGAGTCTTCCACTTCCTGCAGTTAG GTCCGGTGTCTGAACAGACAGAGAGACTCATCAGCAGACGTCCCGTGGCAAACACCAGGGATCCGTCGGACAGGAAACTGGGGCCGATGAAGCCGGTGACACGAGAGCTGCTCCGGCAGTTTTACGCTCCTTTCAACCAGAAACTGTCTGCGGTGCTGCAGGATGAGTCCTTCATGTGGTAG